The genomic segment ATAAATGACGACGAACATAAGCCTGCATTTTTTACAAACAGTATATGCGCCGCCTCAACTTTTGAAAACTGAGACATTCATGCACCTTTTCTTTTAACTCTCAAGCTCCTGATGTGCTCATTGATGATATgagaaacgcctataaatagtaatgattgaggtccctaagcacacacctcataagaacAAAAATACATCATCTATGGTGAGAGTTAGAGACACGACACtagtataaaataaaatatatttaatatttttgtattaaattaaatatatttagttGTAGTATGATTCCATATTTCACACCAAAATCTTATTTATTCAGACTCTTGATTCCGGTCGATccatgtttattttgaaaattgttatttttacattaaaaaaataatattttttttataaattggaTCATAAAATTGTTTCgttattacaattttttttccatttatCCTTTTGACAACAAAATTGATGTTAGTGTAGTACTCAAATATGCTGAAAAAAATCTCTCGGAGTGAGAGAACCTTATCTAGTTCGCTGCTCCATTCGTTGCTACAATCGACAATTTGCCGCCTCGAGCTATTCTCTAAAATAATCAAAGATTCTCAAGAAATGGCAAACTCCCTTTGTTTCTCAACTCTCGTTTCCTTAAATACTGTCGAAAAACCTGGTACCATTTTTGTCAATCTGTCTCTTAATGCGTGtgcttttatttttcatgagtTCATTGCTTCTGATGTGTATTCATCAGTCAAATGAACTAGTTTTCTGTAAATGAATGTGAATTGTTAATGTTTTTCATGCTGTGTCTTAGTCCAGTTATCTATGGATTCACTCTGTTTTATGCGaaattttcattctttttttAGGACTTATTGGTCCCAGCTACAGGAGTAGGGAGGCGAATTGGACGAAATATACAAGTTGCAGCTCGAAAGCTGCTGCTTTTGAGTCTTTAAAGGTTAAGGTGAGTGAGTGTCCGTTTCTATTTGAATGCCTATTTGTCATGTTTTTTGAATTTCAGCAATGTTTTGATGGAGTTGCTATCTGGTTGATGAACTCACTTTGAAAATGTAGCCTGTTCAATCTGAATTTCGGGTTTTACTAGCATGTCCAGTTTTAGGAGAATTTATTCCAAATGATTATCAGTCATCCACTGTTTTCGAGTTTATACATATAATCAGTACGGAAAGATTGAaactttttcaaattttgttAACTCATAATGTGTTTATTCTTCAATATGATATTACTTTTATAATGACAACTGGTATCTACATCTATGTGGGCATTAAGGGGAGCTGGGAGGATATATCAAGCAGCCAACTCTTTGAAAAGATATAGTTATTCGAAGAGGGTTTTTTAAGCAGTTTATGCCCATTGGTGAAACACGATTTAGAAAAAGCTGAAACAAGATGAGAGAAACAATCGTGGAGCATCTATAAATCTGGTGAGAGTTTTGGTCTTGTGAAATAGATGACCAAGCAAAATACAGATTCCAAGACTTGAGCCTTGTTCTTGTCTCCAGAACTTCATAACGAAAAGTAACAAAGAACAGCTCTGCTACCAAAAATCATATTCATCTCAAGGACCATTTTTGCAGCCATATTGGAAACATCTTATTCAATACCTTTCGGAATTTAAAAATTAAGGCCCGTGGTCCTTCAGTAAACGTTAGTTGGCAGTTAGTATAAGCTTCAGTTCACCATCATTAGACCGTTCATCATTAAAAGTTTTTGTTACATATTCCTCCTACTTGCCCTTTCATTTTAAGCCATCAGTCTGTTTTTATCGCTTGTCACTTGGTCTTTTTCTAATTTGCAGGCTACAGGCAGCGAACCAAGCACCAAGTCGAATAGCATAATTTGCACTGAGTGTGAAGGGAATGGTTAGTGAAACTTTGGTGGTGTTTAAAGAGTTTTAGTTCCTGGAATGGTATGTGGAATGAAAGTAATGAACTTATGTCCTAAATCTAGAGTAACCTATTCATCGACACTTCTCATTAAAGCTGGAAATGAAAGTATGAAACTTGAGATTGGTCGAGTGGATAATCAGCTAACTGGATTGGTGTCTTATCGTCTCTTCACTTCCCTTCCTTTACTTTCCATTTTCAGCTCTTCTCTTCCATTTTTGGCCCTTCTAATATTTTCTTGGGTGCATGATACTATTTACGTCTTTGTAAAGTTTGGTTATAGGTCCATGTTTTggttattttcttttaaacatcaCTGTGCCACATGGATAAGCTTTTTCAACATAAATCTGTCACTTAAGCATATCTTTGTCGTTAC from the Primulina tabacum isolate GXHZ01 chromosome 16, ASM2559414v2, whole genome shotgun sequence genome contains:
- the LOC142529664 gene encoding uncharacterized protein LOC142529664 isoform X1 encodes the protein MLKKISRSERTLSSSLLHSLLQSTICRLELFSKIIKDSQEMANSLCFSTLVSLNTVEKPGLIGPSYRSREANWTKYTSCSSKAAAFESLKVKATGSEPSTKSNSIICTECEGNGAKECTQCKGTGINSVDHFNGQFKAGGLCWLCSSTQPFDRGKKEILCGNCNGAGFLGGFMNALDS
- the LOC142529664 gene encoding uncharacterized protein LOC142529664 isoform X2 is translated as MLKKISRSERTLSSSLLHSLLQSTICRLELFSKIIKDSQEMANSLCFSTLVSLNTVEKPGLIGPSYRSREANWTKYTSCSSKAAAFESLKVKATGSEPSTKSNSIICTECEGNGAKECTQCKGTGINSVDHFNGQFKAGGLCWLCRGKKEILCGNCNGAGFLGGFMNALDS